From a region of the Paenibacillus sp. FSL R10-2734 genome:
- a CDS encoding DUF2626 family protein encodes MDRMFRVLGFFTLAIGLMAFAGGLTEMALLFFLQTAFFVILGYLKFTEKTYVLLFWAYMILTFTGFSYWTIFQMGLPL; translated from the coding sequence TTGGACCGCATGTTTCGGGTATTAGGTTTTTTCACATTGGCTATTGGATTGATGGCTTTCGCCGGAGGTCTGACAGAAATGGCCTTGCTTTTCTTTTTACAAACAGCTTTTTTCGTAATACTTGGTTATTTGAAGTTTACTGAAAAAACCTATGTCCTACTTTTCTGGGCATACATGATTTTGACTTTCACCGGTTTCAGTTATTGGACGATCTTTCAAATGGGTCTTCCACTATAA
- a CDS encoding RsfA family transcriptional regulator: MTAVRQDAWSAEDDLILAEVTLRHIREGSTQLAAFEEVGEKIGRTSAACGFRWNSCVRKSYEGAIGIAKGQRQKRSYLKKQPSVRGAQVAGLILGDTDEEFGRGEGLSENTLSIDAVIRFLRQWKGTIHEAGRQLKMLERDLREKEDELTELRSENERLSKEVNLAQSDYRVVNDDYKALIQIMDRARRLAFLNEEEEEMKTRFKMDGNGNLERIE; encoded by the coding sequence ATGACAGCCGTTAGACAGGATGCTTGGAGTGCAGAAGATGATCTAATACTGGCAGAAGTAACTTTGCGCCACATTCGAGAGGGCAGTACACAACTTGCTGCTTTCGAAGAAGTGGGTGAGAAAATCGGCAGAACATCGGCTGCTTGCGGATTCCGCTGGAACAGCTGTGTTCGAAAAAGCTATGAAGGCGCAATCGGAATCGCTAAAGGCCAACGTCAGAAGCGAAGTTACCTAAAAAAGCAACCGTCAGTAAGAGGAGCACAGGTAGCGGGTCTAATTCTCGGGGATACCGACGAGGAATTCGGACGAGGCGAAGGATTGAGTGAGAACACATTATCCATCGATGCGGTTATACGTTTCCTGAGACAATGGAAAGGTACAATCCATGAGGCAGGACGCCAGCTGAAAATGCTGGAGAGAGATTTGCGCGAGAAGGAAGATGAATTAACAGAATTAAGATCTGAGAATGAGCGGTTGTCAAAAGAGGTTAATCTTGCTCAAAGTGACTACCGGGTAGTCAACGATGATTACAAAGCTTTAATTCAGATTATGGATCGTGCGCGTAGGCTCGCTTTCTTAAACGAAGAAGAAGAAGAAATGAAGACTCGCTTCAAAATGGATGGTAATGGAAATTTGGAACGCATTGAATAA
- a CDS encoding 2-dehydropantoate 2-reductase: protein MKIDIIGAGSLGLLLAGRLIASGNEVRLWCRGIEQCRQLEDEGLTVSYDDGRDSISISGDRFASAAIEGFAVAYLHEPSDWIIVTVKQDILHNVLPEFLSSLKKEQVHIICFQNGIGHMEMLKGLLPKANLYAAVTTEAAKRKSLTEVIHAGAGEVWIGEWSLRDGQAPIIHTDLQANYLIEVLNMAGFSAFLSNEVDTMIYRKLLINAVINPLTAIWRIPNGELLASEERLQLMKELFREATMVYDACGVTYDDDAWDNILEVCRLTAGNISSMLADVLASRTTEIRWINGSLVEMAERTGTLVPLHRWICQIVEGIKV, encoded by the coding sequence ATGAAAATCGATATAATCGGTGCAGGTTCACTTGGTCTGCTTTTGGCTGGAAGGCTAATTGCGTCCGGGAATGAAGTGAGATTATGGTGTCGAGGGATAGAGCAGTGTCGGCAATTAGAGGATGAGGGCTTAACTGTAAGCTATGATGATGGCCGCGATTCGATTTCGATTTCGGGGGATCGATTTGCGTCCGCAGCAATAGAGGGGTTTGCAGTTGCTTATCTTCATGAGCCAAGTGATTGGATAATAGTGACGGTTAAGCAAGATATACTACATAATGTTTTGCCTGAATTTCTATCCTCCCTTAAGAAAGAACAGGTACACATCATTTGTTTTCAGAATGGAATAGGGCATATGGAGATGCTCAAGGGCTTGTTGCCGAAAGCTAATTTATATGCTGCCGTAACAACAGAAGCTGCGAAGCGCAAATCTTTAACCGAGGTCATTCATGCAGGTGCGGGTGAGGTGTGGATAGGGGAATGGAGCTTAAGGGATGGACAAGCTCCTATCATACATACCGATTTACAAGCGAATTATTTAATAGAAGTCCTCAATATGGCAGGATTCTCTGCCTTTTTGTCGAATGAAGTGGATACCATGATTTACCGGAAGCTCTTAATCAATGCCGTTATTAATCCTCTAACGGCGATTTGGCGCATTCCAAATGGTGAACTGCTTGCATCGGAAGAGCGTCTGCAGTTAATGAAAGAACTATTTAGAGAAGCTACTATGGTCTATGATGCCTGCGGAGTTACTTATGATGATGATGCATGGGACAATATCCTTGAAGTGTGTAGGCTGACGGCTGGTAATATTTCATCAATGCTGGCGGATGTTCTTGCTTCGAGAACCACAGAAATTCGCTGGATCAATGGAAGTCTTGTAGAAATGGCAGAACGAACTGGAACATTGGTTCCTTTACATCGCTGGATCTGCCAAATAGTAGAGGGAATAAAGGTATGA
- a CDS encoding DUF3397 domain-containing protein, with amino-acid sequence MGLLMDSVGALSLIPIIPFLIVYFIGRGLKKDKKKTFMLAMDVTTFFLLLSVSALFNNLFNNGFGFYLILLIVLISTGLIGGAQNRLKGKVDGKRLFRAVWRLSFFFMSVGYLLFMFVGLIKYISQAM; translated from the coding sequence ATGGGATTGCTGATGGATTCGGTCGGTGCTTTAAGCTTGATTCCAATAATACCGTTTTTAATTGTTTATTTCATTGGAAGAGGCTTAAAAAAAGATAAAAAGAAAACTTTTATGCTCGCTATGGACGTGACCACATTTTTTTTATTATTATCGGTTTCCGCATTGTTTAATAACTTGTTTAATAACGGTTTTGGGTTTTATCTTATACTACTTATTGTATTAATATCCACTGGATTGATTGGCGGCGCTCAGAATCGACTGAAAGGAAAAGTAGATGGGAAGCGGTTATTTCGGGCAGTTTGGAGACTTTCCTTCTTTTTTATGAGCGTCGGATATTTATTATTTATGTTTGTAGGGCTAATTAAGTACATATCACAAGCGATGTAA
- a CDS encoding peptide ABC transporter substrate-binding protein has product MKKNKSLLLMIALVLVIGTVLAGCGGNNANSSNKGNTGNTATGNAATEEKLAADQTLRINLSAEPPTFDPGLAQDSQANTVLKTMYEGLTRMNDETGQAEPGVAESWDISADGLVYTFKLRDSQWSNGDPVTTEDFVRAWKRVLDPAAASAAPYAYQLYYIKNAEKFFNKEITDFSQVGIKAVDEKTLEVTLEAPTPYFLGLLSFYTYYPVHKSIEGNPKWATKKESMIVNGAFTLTEWTTGQTLVVTKNDKYWDKDAVKLSAIDFSLVNSGATELLSYKNGEYDRAGGPTGEIPSEQIPIVEKELPNEFSRKGIASVYYYEFNITEKPFTNAKIRKALAMSINRQALIDNVVQGGQFPAFGYVPPGIAGADGEYRTAVKDSYFTEDVEQAKTLLAEGLKEEGLTKLPTFSLTYNTSEGHKKIALAIADMWKNNLGVDVQTVNQEWAVFIENRQNLNYQVARAGWTADYNDPMTFLDMWVTGGGNNDTGYANPEYDKLIAEAKASSDLKLRQDKFAAAEKLLIEQDQVLIPLYYYTNNSLTKEYLKGVTLDFSGAIDLTRGYLLEH; this is encoded by the coding sequence ATGAAAAAGAATAAAAGTCTATTGCTAATGATTGCATTAGTACTTGTTATCGGCACAGTGCTTGCTGGCTGCGGCGGAAACAATGCAAACAGCAGCAATAAAGGTAACACTGGTAACACGGCAACTGGTAATGCGGCTACAGAAGAGAAATTGGCTGCAGACCAAACTTTGAGAATCAACCTAAGTGCTGAGCCTCCTACGTTTGACCCAGGATTGGCACAAGATAGCCAAGCTAACACAGTCCTGAAGACTATGTATGAAGGTTTGACTCGCATGAATGATGAAACTGGTCAAGCTGAACCAGGTGTTGCTGAAAGCTGGGATATTTCCGCTGACGGTCTGGTATATACTTTCAAACTCCGTGACTCACAATGGAGCAACGGCGATCCTGTAACAACAGAAGACTTCGTTCGCGCTTGGAAACGCGTGCTCGATCCTGCTGCTGCATCCGCTGCACCTTACGCTTATCAATTGTATTACATCAAAAACGCAGAAAAGTTTTTCAACAAGGAAATTACCGATTTCAGTCAAGTTGGTATCAAAGCGGTTGATGAGAAAACTCTAGAAGTTACTCTTGAAGCGCCAACTCCTTACTTCCTTGGATTGCTTTCCTTCTATACTTATTACCCAGTACACAAATCCATTGAGGGTAATCCTAAATGGGCAACTAAAAAAGAATCTATGATCGTTAACGGTGCTTTCACTCTTACTGAGTGGACTACTGGACAAACTCTTGTTGTAACTAAAAATGATAAATACTGGGATAAAGATGCTGTTAAACTTAGCGCTATCGACTTCTCTCTTGTAAACAGTGGTGCAACTGAACTACTCAGCTACAAGAACGGTGAATACGATCGTGCAGGTGGACCAACTGGTGAAATTCCATCAGAACAAATTCCAATCGTAGAAAAAGAACTTCCTAATGAATTCAGCCGTAAAGGTATTGCTTCCGTATACTACTACGAATTCAATATCACTGAAAAACCTTTCACTAACGCTAAAATCCGTAAAGCTCTTGCAATGTCGATTAACCGTCAAGCTTTGATTGACAATGTTGTACAAGGCGGACAATTCCCAGCATTTGGTTATGTACCTCCAGGTATCGCAGGTGCTGATGGTGAATACCGTACAGCAGTTAAAGATAGCTACTTCACTGAAGATGTAGAACAAGCTAAAACATTGCTTGCTGAAGGTCTGAAAGAAGAAGGTCTTACTAAACTGCCTACATTCTCCTTGACTTACAACACAAGTGAAGGCCACAAGAAAATCGCTTTGGCGATTGCTGATATGTGGAAAAACAATCTTGGTGTTGACGTACAAACCGTTAACCAAGAGTGGGCTGTATTTATTGAAAACCGTCAAAACCTGAACTACCAAGTTGCACGTGCTGGTTGGACTGCGGATTACAATGATCCAATGACTTTCCTTGATATGTGGGTAACAGGTGGCGGTAACAATGATACTGGTTACGCTAACCCTGAGTACGACAAATTGATTGCTGAAGCTAAAGCAAGTTCTGACTTGAAATTGCGTCAAGACAAGTTTGCTGCAGCTGAGAAATTGCTCATCGAGCAAGATCAAGTATTGATTCCATTGTACTACTACACTAACAACTCCCTGACTAAAGAGTACCTTAAAGGTGTTACTCTTGACTTCAGTGGTGCAATTGACTTGACTCGTGGATACTTGCTTGAGCACTAA
- a CDS encoding ABC transporter permease, translated as MVRYVANKFFYMLVSLFVLISATFFLMKAIPGDPFTSEKKVPPEIKARLMEQYGLDKPLSHQYFKYLGDIVQGDLGVSMKRLNQDVTDLIGQTFSASLKLGLVAIVVAVIVGVLLGMLAALYHRKFLDSAAMVLAVLGIAVPSFVVASLLQYVFAFKLGWVPVSGFKGPIYYFLPVAALSAQPIAFIARLTRSSMLEVLNADYIKTAKAKGLSWMAILSRHVLRNGILPVVTYMGPMTANIVTGSVVIEQIFGVGGIGKQFVEAIGVRDYTVIMGITIFYGVLLMVARFITDIAYVLIDPRMKLSGGKEG; from the coding sequence ATGGTTCGTTATGTCGCAAATAAATTCTTCTATATGTTGGTTTCATTATTTGTACTGATTTCAGCAACTTTTTTCTTGATGAAAGCTATTCCAGGGGATCCGTTTACTTCTGAGAAAAAAGTACCGCCAGAAATTAAAGCACGTTTGATGGAGCAATATGGTCTGGACAAGCCGCTCTCTCATCAGTATTTTAAGTATTTAGGTGATATTGTCCAAGGTGATTTGGGTGTATCCATGAAACGCCTGAATCAAGATGTAACAGATTTGATCGGTCAAACGTTTTCAGCGTCGCTGAAGCTGGGACTCGTCGCAATTGTTGTGGCGGTTATTGTTGGGGTTCTTCTCGGCATGTTAGCGGCACTCTATCACAGAAAGTTTCTTGACAGCGCCGCGATGGTGTTGGCAGTTCTGGGGATTGCGGTTCCGAGCTTTGTAGTCGCGTCATTATTACAGTATGTGTTCGCTTTCAAATTGGGTTGGGTACCGGTTTCAGGTTTTAAAGGACCAATATATTATTTCCTACCTGTAGCAGCACTCTCGGCACAGCCAATAGCATTTATAGCTCGCTTGACCCGTTCAAGTATGCTTGAAGTTCTGAATGCGGATTATATCAAAACAGCTAAGGCTAAGGGATTAAGCTGGATGGCTATTCTGAGCCGCCATGTACTTCGTAATGGTATCCTGCCTGTTGTTACTTACATGGGACCTATGACAGCTAACATCGTAACTGGTTCGGTTGTTATCGAACAGATCTTTGGTGTTGGGGGTATTGGTAAACAGTTCGTGGAAGCAATTGGTGTCCGTGACTATACCGTTATTATGGGTATAACCATTTTCTATGGTGTACTACTCATGGTTGCACGTTTCATTACTGATATCGCTTATGTACTGATAGACCCACGTATGAAATTAAGTGGAGGAAAGGAGGGCTAA
- a CDS encoding ABC transporter permease, producing the protein MATDNNLLNLKPEDFQKVGVDEKEAEVIQRESLSAWKDAWQRLRQNKMAMTALGILGLIVLAAIIAPLFSKYNYYSNDLMNTNKPPSSDHWFGTDDLGRDIFVRTWYGARISLIVGLAAAAIDLFIGVIYGGIMGFFGGRVDNIMNKFSEILYSIPYLLVVILLLVVLEPSLGTIILALTITGWITMSWIVRGEIMQLKNREFVLASRSMGAGSARLLFKHLLPNAVGPIIVTITLSVPNAIFAEAFLSFLGLGVQAPIASLGSMINDSLTGWLYYPWRFLFPAILISLTMLSFNIFGDGLRDALDPKLKK; encoded by the coding sequence GTGGCTACTGATAATAACTTGCTAAATCTAAAACCGGAAGATTTTCAAAAAGTCGGTGTAGATGAAAAAGAAGCTGAGGTTATCCAGCGTGAGAGTCTCTCTGCTTGGAAAGATGCTTGGCAACGGTTGCGTCAAAATAAAATGGCGATGACTGCGCTCGGTATCCTAGGTTTGATTGTTCTTGCAGCGATCATCGCACCCTTATTCTCGAAATATAACTATTACTCCAATGACTTGATGAACACCAATAAGCCCCCTTCCTCCGATCACTGGTTTGGAACGGATGATCTAGGACGTGATATCTTTGTTCGTACTTGGTACGGTGCACGGATCTCTCTGATCGTTGGTCTAGCTGCGGCAGCCATCGACTTGTTCATCGGAGTTATCTACGGAGGTATTATGGGCTTCTTCGGCGGCCGTGTAGATAATATCATGAACAAATTCTCTGAAATTTTGTATTCCATCCCTTATTTGCTAGTTGTAATTTTGCTTTTGGTCGTGCTTGAACCAAGCTTAGGCACAATCATCCTGGCCTTAACCATTACAGGCTGGATTACGATGTCGTGGATTGTACGCGGAGAAATTATGCAGCTCAAGAATCGTGAGTTCGTATTAGCTTCCCGTTCCATGGGTGCAGGTTCTGCGAGACTGTTGTTCAAGCACCTTCTGCCGAATGCAGTGGGTCCGATTATCGTAACCATTACACTTTCTGTACCAAATGCAATTTTTGCTGAGGCCTTCCTAAGCTTCTTGGGTCTTGGTGTACAAGCTCCTATCGCTTCTCTTGGATCTATGATTAACGATTCACTCACCGGTTGGTTGTACTATCCATGGCGTTTCCTGTTCCCTGCCATTCTGATCAGTTTAACCATGCTTTCTTTCAACATTTTCGGTGATGGTCTTCGTGACGCGCTTGATCCTAAGCTTAAGAAATAG
- a CDS encoding ABC transporter ATP-binding protein → MEPILQVKDLHVSFFVKGGEVQAVRGMNFEIGKGETVAIVGESGSGKSVTAQSIMRLIPSPPSKVKKGEIIFQGQNLLDKSIKEMESIRGKDIGMIFQDPMTSLNPTIKVGKQITEVLIKHQKMSAAEAKKQGIEMLNLVGIKNAEARFNQYPHEFSGGMRQRVMIAIALACRPALLIADEPTTALDVTIQAQIMEVMREMQQKLGTSIILITHDLGVVAGMCDRVIVMYAGEVVETGTRWEIFKNPQHPYTKGLLRSMPRLDQKKGEPLIPIIGTPPDLIKPPIGCPFTARCNEAMHVCEQIDPGATEFSETHMARCWNLHSMAKEVQYS, encoded by the coding sequence ATGGAACCTATTTTACAAGTCAAAGATTTGCATGTTTCCTTTTTTGTTAAAGGGGGAGAAGTGCAAGCTGTCCGTGGTATGAATTTTGAAATTGGCAAAGGTGAAACGGTTGCTATCGTCGGCGAGTCCGGCAGCGGTAAGAGTGTAACTGCACAATCGATTATGCGTTTGATCCCTTCCCCACCCTCTAAAGTGAAAAAGGGAGAAATTATTTTCCAAGGACAAAATCTGCTAGATAAAAGCATAAAAGAAATGGAATCCATTCGCGGTAAAGATATTGGCATGATTTTTCAAGACCCGATGACATCTTTGAACCCAACCATCAAAGTGGGCAAACAGATCACTGAAGTTTTGATTAAACATCAGAAAATGTCAGCGGCCGAAGCGAAAAAGCAAGGTATTGAGATGCTTAATTTAGTTGGTATCAAAAATGCTGAGGCTCGCTTTAACCAATATCCCCACGAATTCTCAGGCGGTATGCGTCAGCGTGTGATGATTGCAATCGCGCTAGCCTGCCGTCCGGCTTTGCTCATAGCGGATGAGCCTACAACGGCTCTTGACGTAACCATTCAGGCGCAGATCATGGAAGTTATGAGAGAGATGCAGCAAAAACTAGGTACCTCCATCATTTTGATTACCCATGATCTTGGTGTAGTTGCCGGTATGTGTGATCGGGTTATCGTAATGTATGCAGGTGAAGTTGTGGAGACCGGAACAAGATGGGAAATCTTTAAGAATCCACAGCATCCATATACCAAAGGTCTGCTGCGCTCGATGCCGCGTCTGGACCAAAAGAAAGGCGAGCCGCTTATTCCGATCATCGGCACACCGCCAGATCTGATCAAGCCGCCGATCGGATGTCCGTTCACCGCGCGTTGCAACGAAGCAATGCATGTTTGCGAACAAATCGATCCCGGCGCCACAGAATTCAGCGAAACGCATATGGCGCGTTGCTGGAATCTGCATTCGATGGCCAAGGAGGTGCAGTACTCTTGA
- a CDS encoding ATP-binding cassette domain-containing protein: MSKNLIEVEGLKKYFNVGKGKVLKAVDNINFTIREGETLGMVGESGCGKTTAGRTILRLYEPTAGSVKYNGTDIYKLPSNKMKAMRRDMQMIFQDPYASLNPRFTVSDIIGEALDIHGMAGSRAERKKRIEELLDMVGLNHDHATRYPHEFSGGQRQRIGIARSLAVNPKFIVCDEPISALDVSIQAQVVNLLKELQDRLGLTYLFIAHDLSMVKHISDRVAVMYLGKMVELAESEELYANPIHPYTKSLLSAIPIPDPEIEVNKKRIHLHDELGSPIYSANDKSNDSDFELVEVSKGHWVSKKFA, from the coding sequence TTGAGTAAGAACCTAATAGAGGTAGAAGGTCTTAAGAAATATTTCAATGTAGGTAAAGGCAAGGTTCTTAAGGCTGTTGATAATATTAACTTCACGATCCGTGAGGGCGAGACACTTGGTATGGTAGGAGAATCCGGTTGTGGTAAGACTACTGCTGGACGTACAATTCTTCGCTTGTATGAGCCAACTGCCGGAAGTGTGAAATACAATGGTACGGACATTTATAAATTGCCTTCAAACAAAATGAAAGCTATGCGCCGTGACATGCAGATGATTTTCCAAGATCCGTACGCATCGCTTAACCCGCGTTTTACGGTTTCTGATATTATCGGCGAGGCACTGGACATTCACGGAATGGCTGGTAGCCGTGCAGAGCGCAAGAAACGGATCGAAGAGCTGCTGGATATGGTTGGTCTTAACCACGATCACGCTACTCGTTATCCGCATGAATTCTCTGGTGGACAACGTCAACGTATTGGGATTGCCCGTTCGTTAGCGGTAAATCCTAAATTCATCGTTTGTGATGAGCCGATTTCCGCGCTGGATGTATCCATTCAGGCCCAGGTCGTAAACTTGCTTAAAGAATTGCAAGATCGTCTGGGATTGACTTATCTTTTCATCGCGCATGATCTGTCCATGGTTAAACATATCAGTGATCGCGTAGCTGTAATGTACTTGGGTAAAATGGTTGAGTTGGCGGAAAGTGAAGAGCTGTATGCAAATCCTATCCACCCTTATACCAAATCTCTCTTGTCAGCTATTCCAATTCCGGATCCGGAAATTGAAGTGAACAAGAAACGTATTCACTTGCATGATGAGCTTGGTAGCCCTATTTATTCTGCTAACGATAAGAGCAATGATAGTGATTTTGAATTAGTAGAAGTATCAAAAGGTCACTGGGTAAGCAAAAAATTTGCTTAA
- the bshC gene encoding bacillithiol biosynthesis cysteine-adding enzyme BshC: MNIVKEPLPGGSALARDYIENFEKVSHLYGGDFRSKESRSIRAEWLDRNESLRANRTQIAECLRQYNEKHNSHDAVMASLALLEQPETLVVTGGQQSGLFTGPLLVVYKAMTTIMAAKEAAEQLGRPVVPLFWIAGEDHDWDEVNHTYVLNRTQEITKVKIEKAEEKRSSVSNIRVEEESWQQVVEQLDSLLQDSDFKPQIMEFIRSSSFRADSMTDAFAKLMGSLFGKYGLILLDSADPNLRKLEEPFFTSLIMQNDALETAYMNSASDIVNAGYELQADVTAGNANLFYIHEGVRLLLHKKDGSFADRKGQVSFTRDELLEEVKAHPERFSNNVLTRPLIQDYVLPVLATVLGQGEIAYWAIPHRAFETSGGQMPLIIPRMSFTVVEGTLHKHMDKYQLSFEDVRQGLDRKRHEWLAAQDELGIERRFEETKASFIAMYEPLIEQLGSIQAGLLKLGSNNKEKIVDQITFLQAKAQDAMAKQNEAAIRQWERIELSLMPLGKLQERVYNIMYYLNRYGLPWLDELMAIEPDYSGTHRIIYM; the protein is encoded by the coding sequence ATGAATATTGTTAAGGAACCGCTGCCGGGTGGATCTGCACTCGCGCGCGACTATATAGAAAATTTCGAGAAGGTTAGTCATTTGTATGGTGGGGATTTCCGAAGTAAAGAGAGTAGAAGCATTCGTGCAGAATGGTTGGATCGTAACGAGAGTCTCCGTGCCAACCGGACACAAATTGCTGAATGTCTAAGACAATATAATGAAAAGCATAATTCACATGATGCGGTGATGGCTTCACTGGCGCTTTTGGAACAGCCGGAAACTTTAGTTGTTACTGGTGGGCAGCAAAGCGGATTATTTACAGGACCACTACTTGTAGTATATAAAGCAATGACAACCATTATGGCGGCAAAAGAAGCTGCTGAACAGCTCGGTCGACCTGTAGTCCCATTATTCTGGATTGCAGGTGAGGATCATGACTGGGATGAAGTGAATCATACGTATGTATTGAATCGTACGCAAGAGATTACGAAGGTTAAGATCGAGAAAGCAGAGGAGAAGCGCTCCTCGGTAAGTAATATTCGTGTAGAAGAGGAAAGCTGGCAGCAAGTGGTTGAACAGTTGGATAGCCTACTTCAAGACAGTGACTTCAAACCGCAGATTATGGAATTTATTCGATCTTCTTCGTTTAGAGCAGATAGTATGACGGACGCTTTTGCCAAGCTGATGGGTTCATTATTTGGTAAATATGGTCTGATCCTGCTTGATTCTGCTGATCCTAATCTACGTAAGTTAGAAGAGCCATTTTTTACTTCGTTAATTATGCAGAATGATGCACTGGAAACAGCGTATATGAATTCTGCTTCTGATATCGTAAATGCTGGGTATGAGCTTCAAGCTGACGTTACGGCTGGCAATGCCAACCTCTTTTATATTCATGAAGGTGTACGGTTATTGCTTCACAAGAAGGATGGCAGCTTTGCCGATCGCAAGGGCCAGGTATCGTTCACTCGTGATGAATTACTTGAGGAAGTGAAGGCACATCCGGAACGCTTCAGCAATAACGTACTGACACGCCCGCTTATACAGGATTATGTGTTGCCAGTTCTAGCGACAGTGCTAGGTCAAGGTGAGATTGCTTATTGGGCCATTCCACATCGTGCGTTTGAGACCAGTGGGGGACAAATGCCTTTGATTATCCCTAGAATGTCTTTCACAGTGGTAGAAGGTACGCTGCACAAACACATGGATAAATATCAGCTGAGCTTTGAGGATGTAAGGCAGGGACTAGATCGTAAAAGACATGAATGGTTGGCCGCACAGGATGAACTGGGGATCGAACGTCGTTTTGAGGAAACTAAAGCTTCCTTCATAGCCATGTACGAACCGCTAATCGAGCAGCTTGGTTCCATACAGGCAGGTCTCCTTAAATTAGGAAGTAACAATAAAGAGAAGATTGTAGATCAGATTACTTTTTTACAAGCGAAAGCCCAAGATGCTATGGCAAAACAGAATGAAGCTGCAATCCGTCAATGGGAGCGAATCGAGCTGTCGTTAATGCCACTGGGTAAACTGCAAGAAAGAGTGTACAATATCATGTATTACTTGAACCGCTACGGACTTCCATGGTTAGATGAGCTGATGGCTATTGAACCGGATTATAGTGGGACGCATCGTATCATTTATATGTAG
- a CDS encoding adenosylhomocysteinase, whose translation MMSSSKQNSIVADMSLAPEGHLKIDWVRQHMPVLNRIREQFEAEQPFKGLKVSITLHLEAKTAYLAKVVKAGGAEVTITGSNPLSTQDDVCAALVEDGITVFAKYNPSPEEFKALNIKALESKPDLIIDDGGDFATLLHSERPDLMENIRGGAEETTTGIIRLKALQKQGVLKFPMVAVNDAYCKYLFDNRYGTGQSAWDGIIRTTNLIVAGKTVVVVGYGWCGKGVAMRAKGLGAKVVVTEVDAIKAVEAHMDGFEVMPMLEAAKVGNFFVTVTGNRYVIRGEHYDVMKDGAIMCNAGHFDVEVNKPELSERSVSQRTVRKNIEEYQLRDGRKLYLLAEGRLVNLGAADGHPAEIMDTTFALQALSLKYVNDNYKSIGVKVENVPYELDEQVARYKLESLGINIDSLTPAQVDYLDSWNLND comes from the coding sequence ATTATGAGTTCATCTAAACAAAATAGTATCGTGGCTGATATGTCACTTGCACCCGAAGGACACCTGAAAATTGACTGGGTTCGTCAACATATGCCGGTATTGAACCGTATTCGTGAGCAGTTCGAAGCTGAACAGCCTTTCAAAGGCCTAAAGGTTTCAATCACACTTCACTTGGAAGCTAAAACCGCTTATCTAGCGAAGGTTGTCAAGGCAGGCGGTGCAGAAGTAACGATTACCGGATCGAATCCACTTTCTACACAGGATGATGTATGTGCGGCACTTGTGGAGGATGGAATCACAGTATTCGCTAAGTACAACCCGTCTCCCGAAGAGTTTAAAGCTCTTAACATTAAGGCGCTGGAAAGCAAACCTGATTTGATCATTGATGACGGTGGGGATTTTGCAACATTGCTGCATTCGGAGCGTCCTGATCTGATGGAGAATATTCGCGGGGGAGCAGAAGAAACAACTACCGGCATTATTCGTCTAAAAGCTCTTCAAAAGCAGGGTGTGCTGAAGTTCCCAATGGTCGCAGTAAATGATGCTTATTGCAAATATTTGTTTGATAACCGTTATGGCACAGGCCAATCCGCATGGGATGGCATTATTCGGACAACTAACCTAATCGTCGCGGGCAAAACCGTAGTTGTAGTTGGATACGGCTGGTGTGGTAAAGGTGTTGCCATGCGTGCTAAAGGCTTGGGCGCAAAAGTGGTTGTCACAGAAGTGGACGCTATTAAAGCCGTTGAAGCACATATGGACGGTTTCGAAGTAATGCCAATGCTGGAAGCAGCTAAGGTCGGTAATTTCTTCGTTACAGTCACTGGTAACCGTTATGTCATTCGCGGGGAACATTATGATGTCATGAAGGATGGAGCAATCATGTGCAACGCAGGTCATTTCGACGTTGAAGTGAATAAGCCTGAATTGTCTGAAAGATCTGTATCCCAGCGTACGGTTCGCAAAAATATCGAAGAGTACCAACTTCGCGACGGCCGTAAACTATATCTGCTTGCAGAAGGCCGACTTGTAAATCTGGGTGCTGCTGATGGACACCCTGCCGAAATTATGGATACGACCTTTGCGCTGCAGGCGCTGTCGCTGAAATATGTAAATGATAATTATAAGAGCATTGGCGTAAAAGTTGAAAATGTTCCTTATGAGCTGGATGAGCAGGTAGCACGCTATAAGCTGGAAAGTTTGGGCATTAACATCGATAGTCTGACTCCAGCACAAGTGGATTATTTGGACAGCTGGAATCTGAACGATTAA